In one window of Thermoanaerobaculia bacterium DNA:
- a CDS encoding glycosyltransferase, which produces TPHRTVEHPPRRIAFAGAVHRHKGALEFESVVRRLEAQQPGRYRWHVFGGGDPALLGRLRRLPRTRVHGYFRAGSLPARLVAAEIDLVLLPSIWPEAHCLVLDECAAAGVPVVAFALGALGERVLAGGLGEVVDPGAGADGLADRIASLG; this is translated from the coding sequence GGACGCCACACCGAACGGTCGAACACCCGCCGCGGCGCATCGCTTTCGCCGGCGCCGTCCACCGGCACAAGGGGGCGCTCGAGTTCGAAAGCGTCGTGCGCCGGCTCGAAGCGCAGCAGCCGGGCCGCTATCGGTGGCATGTCTTCGGCGGTGGCGATCCCGCGCTCCTCGGCCGCCTCCGCCGCCTGCCGCGCACCCGCGTCCACGGCTACTTCCGCGCCGGCTCGCTGCCGGCGCGCCTGGTCGCGGCCGAGATCGATCTCGTGCTCCTGCCGTCGATCTGGCCCGAGGCGCACTGCCTGGTGCTCGACGAGTGCGCCGCCGCGGGCGTGCCGGTCGTCGCCTTCGCGCTCGGCGCTCTCGGCGAACGAGTCCTCGCCGGGGGCCTGGGCGAAGTGGTCGACCCGGGCGCCGGCGCCGACGGCCTCGCCGACCGGATCGCGAGCCTGGGCTGA
- a CDS encoding class I SAM-dependent methyltransferase, translating to MAKTPPHAGEPEAAQPTAVGWTDSQLLVSEHVMPLVAGGPSEGHWLLDLFSSRPISRQGAWLSLHCGSGGLEFLATQRGLFASLDGFDPSPEAIAAARAWVKFHGVGGVHFEVGGVPDLPLARGAYDLVLSQYSLHRLPDPDAFFARLDEALRPGGWLILNEYVGPKYFQFSERQLRIIEELLAALPPRLRLHWPSGGQKTLHIPPPVAHFLENAPLEAVSSEQIVDAISRRFDLESRRDYGGSILNPLLSGIVGNFDLASAEDSALLRLLAVTERLLLREAALPSDFAVLVARKRPRA from the coding sequence TTGGCGAAGACTCCTCCGCACGCCGGCGAGCCGGAAGCCGCCCAACCGACGGCGGTCGGGTGGACCGATTCGCAGTTGCTCGTGAGCGAGCACGTCATGCCGCTCGTCGCCGGCGGACCGAGCGAGGGCCACTGGCTGCTCGACCTTTTCAGCAGCCGCCCGATCTCGCGCCAGGGAGCCTGGCTGTCGCTGCACTGCGGCAGCGGAGGCCTCGAGTTCCTGGCCACCCAGCGCGGTCTGTTCGCCTCCCTCGACGGTTTCGACCCTTCGCCCGAGGCGATTGCGGCGGCCCGTGCCTGGGTGAAGTTCCACGGCGTCGGCGGGGTCCATTTCGAGGTCGGAGGCGTGCCCGACCTGCCGCTCGCGCGCGGCGCCTACGACCTGGTGCTGTCGCAGTACAGCCTGCACCGGCTGCCCGATCCGGACGCCTTCTTCGCGCGGCTCGACGAAGCCCTGCGCCCCGGCGGCTGGCTGATCCTCAACGAGTACGTCGGACCGAAGTACTTCCAGTTCTCCGAGCGTCAGCTCCGCATCATCGAGGAGCTCCTGGCGGCGTTGCCGCCGCGGCTGCGCCTGCACTGGCCGTCCGGCGGTCAGAAGACGCTCCATATCCCTCCCCCGGTCGCCCATTTCCTGGAGAACGCGCCGCTCGAGGCGGTGAGCTCCGAACAGATCGTCGACGCCATCTCGCGACGATTCGATCTGGAGAGTCGCCGGGACTATGGCGGTTCGATCCTGAATCCGTTGCTCTCGGGGATCGTGGGGAATTTCGACCTGGCGAGCGCCGAGGACTCGGCCTTGCTGCGCCTCCTCGCAGTCACCGAGCGGCTGTTGCTGCGTGAGGCAGCCCTCCCTTCGGACTTTGCCGTGCTGGTGGCGCGCAAACGTCCGCGTGCCTGA